Proteins encoded in a region of the Aythya fuligula isolate bAytFul2 chromosome 13, bAytFul2.pri, whole genome shotgun sequence genome:
- the LOC116494635 gene encoding SLAIN motif-containing protein-like isoform X2, translating to MMVVPGSAPLIQQDHALEPGLGRDSTENSAMGPDTEPESEEVGPKLDEVRKLQELVRRLEIQNQHLRTRSRRSLLGTTPSEIHASVDNHDSGLNGMEINNSINAITEKQELQIMADLHNKLSKIRKEEGENNCLRKDKDAQMQYSCNSATEGLSSNTYKVEMKTDDNVRRSSRVDGSNGTELMGNLVVAGIDASVKIHEQNPNENCGDVESLLNNTALDEVKVLELENCNEEEDSWLYVSPRKSAADQKTGSPLKWCRQVLDNPSPETEAACRTLINRLDQGYLSMHSALSSQSSVDSELSTSDDSISMGYKLQDLTDVQVMARLQEESLRQDCASSSASVSRRSSSASLHSLRRGTYSDQEFDTYSLEDEDDYDCSLSYRSAHRYSPSPLSSPRCQSPSSSTDYSRASTSRIRPPRRSVQSPMQDRLKYANSEEEMRHSMPNLARTSLRALESVRSSRSLESDLQVPSSRLSRIQQPSASLAPSKLRYSSSAGQSPLTVRQPMKAGSCTNSLLTPRQPVKACSYTNPVSGVRKPQGSSLSTGSSSSSSATRSSNMVTVAKNSPIKARTSVGGSSVPKSKLTPPSKRFLQSAKTTQNTVDDSWKDGCY from the exons ATGATGGTAGTTCCTGGGAGCGCCCCGCTCATACAGCAGGACCATGCACTGGAGCCTGGCTTAGGGCGAGACTCGACGGAGAATTCTGCCATGGGCCCCGACACGGAGCCGGAGTCCGAGGAGGTCGGCCCGAAGCTGGATGAGGTGCggaagctgcaggagctggtgcgGAGGCTGGAGATCCAGAATCAGCACCTAAGAACGAGGAGCCGCAGGAGTCTGCTCGGGACCACGCCAAGCGAGATCCACGCCAGCGTGGATAACCACGACTCTGGTCTCAATGggatggaaataaataatagcatCAATGCTATAACTGAGAAGCAGGAGTTGCAAATAATGGCAGATCTGCACAACAAGCTAAGCAAAatcaggaaggaggagggagagaacaATTGCttaagaaaagacaaagatgcCCAAATGCAATATAGTTGTAACAGTGCCACTGAGGGATTGTCTTCCAACACGTACAAGGTGGAAATGAAGACTGATGATAACGTTAGGCGTTCGTCACGTGTGGATGGGAGTAATGGCACAGAGCTTATGGGAAACTTGGTCGTTGCAGGTATTGATGCCTCGGTTAAAATACATGAACAAAATCCAAATGAAAACTGCGGAGATGTAGAAAGTCTTTTGAATAACACAGCTCTGGATGAAGTGAAAGTGTTAGAACTCGAGAACTGCAATGAAGAGGAAGATAGCTG GCTGTATGTGTCCCCGAGAAAATCTGCTGCGGACCAGAAAACGGGCTCACCTTTAAAATGGTGCCGCCAGGTGTTGGACAACCCCAGCCCCGAGACAGAAGCAGCCTGCCGAACTCTGATCAACAGGCTGGATCAAG GTTACTTGAGCATGCATTCTGCACTGAGCTCTCAGTCATCTGTGGACAGTGAGCTGAGCACATCTGATGACTCCATTTCTATGGGATACAAACTGCAGGACTTGACTGATGTCCAGGTTATGGCACGCCTTCAGGAAGAAA GTCTCCGTCAGGATTGTGCCTCTAGCTCTGCTTCCGTATCACGTCGCAGTTCCAGCGCCTCCCTTCACTCCCTGCGAAGAGGAACCTACAGTGACCAGGAGTTCGATACGTACAGCCTTGAGGATGAGGATGATTATGACTGTTCCCTGTCATACCGCAGCGCTCACAGATACTCGCCATCTCCACTCAGTTCACCCAGATGCCAGTCCCCTTCTTCCAGTACAGATTATAGTAGGGCATCTACTTCCCGTATCCGTCCCCCAAGGAGATCCGTGCAAAGCCCGATGCAAGACCGGCTGAAGTACGCGAACAGCGAAG AGGAGATGCGCCACAGCATGCCCAACCTAGCCAGGACGAGTCTTCGAGCTCTGGAGTCTGTCAGGAGCAGCCGGAGCTTGGAGTCGGACCTGCAGGTGCCAAGCAGTCGACTTTCAAGAATTCAGCAGCCATCAGCAA GTCTGGCTCCCAGTAAGCTCAGGTATTCCTCCAGTGCTGGGCAGTCTCCCTTAACAGTGCGACAACCAATGAAAGCCGGGTCGTGCACAAACTCTCTGTTAACACCCAGGCAGCCGGTAAAAGCCTGCAGTTACACAAATCCTGTCAGTGGAGTTCGAAAGCCACAGGGTTCTTCGCTTAGCACAGGCTCTTCCAGTAGCAGTTCCGCTACTAGAAGCAGCAACATGGTCACTGTGGCCAAAAACTCACCTATTAAAGCACGCACGTCTGTTGGAGGATCTTCAGTGCCCAAGAGCAAGCTGACGCCACCGTCCAAGAG ATTTCTTCAATCAGCAAAGACCACTCAGAACACTGTGGACGACTCCTGGAAGGATGGGTGTTACTGA
- the LOC116494635 gene encoding SLAIN motif-containing protein-like isoform X1: MMVVPGSAPLIQQDHALEPGLGRDSTENSAMGPDTEPESEEVGPKLDEVRKLQELVRRLEIQNQHLRTRSRRSLLGTTPSEIHASVDNHDSGLNGMEINNSINAITEKQELQIMADLHNKLSKIRKEEGENNCLRKDKDAQMQYSCNSATEGLSSNTYKVEMKTDDNVRRSSRVDGSNGTELMGNLVVAGIDASVKIHEQNPNENCGDVESLLNNTALDEVKVLELENCNEEEDSWLYVSPRKSAADQKTGSPLKWCRQVLDNPSPETEAACRTLINRLDQASRWKNLYCSPLASPSAHNLNTETCSSSNALNSPGHLKSTNKALLTCGSSGYLSMHSALSSQSSVDSELSTSDDSISMGYKLQDLTDVQVMARLQEESLRQDCASSSASVSRRSSSASLHSLRRGTYSDQEFDTYSLEDEDDYDCSLSYRSAHRYSPSPLSSPRCQSPSSSTDYSRASTSRIRPPRRSVQSPMQDRLKYANSEEEMRHSMPNLARTSLRALESVRSSRSLESDLQVPSSRLSRIQQPSASLAPSKLRYSSSAGQSPLTVRQPMKAGSCTNSLLTPRQPVKACSYTNPVSGVRKPQGSSLSTGSSSSSSATRSSNMVTVAKNSPIKARTSVGGSSVPKSKLTPPSKRFLQSAKTTQNTVDDSWKDGCY, from the exons ATGATGGTAGTTCCTGGGAGCGCCCCGCTCATACAGCAGGACCATGCACTGGAGCCTGGCTTAGGGCGAGACTCGACGGAGAATTCTGCCATGGGCCCCGACACGGAGCCGGAGTCCGAGGAGGTCGGCCCGAAGCTGGATGAGGTGCggaagctgcaggagctggtgcgGAGGCTGGAGATCCAGAATCAGCACCTAAGAACGAGGAGCCGCAGGAGTCTGCTCGGGACCACGCCAAGCGAGATCCACGCCAGCGTGGATAACCACGACTCTGGTCTCAATGggatggaaataaataatagcatCAATGCTATAACTGAGAAGCAGGAGTTGCAAATAATGGCAGATCTGCACAACAAGCTAAGCAAAatcaggaaggaggagggagagaacaATTGCttaagaaaagacaaagatgcCCAAATGCAATATAGTTGTAACAGTGCCACTGAGGGATTGTCTTCCAACACGTACAAGGTGGAAATGAAGACTGATGATAACGTTAGGCGTTCGTCACGTGTGGATGGGAGTAATGGCACAGAGCTTATGGGAAACTTGGTCGTTGCAGGTATTGATGCCTCGGTTAAAATACATGAACAAAATCCAAATGAAAACTGCGGAGATGTAGAAAGTCTTTTGAATAACACAGCTCTGGATGAAGTGAAAGTGTTAGAACTCGAGAACTGCAATGAAGAGGAAGATAGCTG GCTGTATGTGTCCCCGAGAAAATCTGCTGCGGACCAGAAAACGGGCTCACCTTTAAAATGGTGCCGCCAGGTGTTGGACAACCCCAGCCCCGAGACAGAAGCAGCCTGCCGAACTCTGATCAACAGGCTGGATCAAG ccAGTAGATGGAAAAACCTGTATTGCAGTCCGCTGGCATCACCAAGCGCACATAATTTGAATACAGAGACATGCTCCTCTAGCAATGCACTAAACTCTCCCGGGCATCTCAAATCGACTAACAAAGCACTACTAACCTGTGGCAGCTCAG GTTACTTGAGCATGCATTCTGCACTGAGCTCTCAGTCATCTGTGGACAGTGAGCTGAGCACATCTGATGACTCCATTTCTATGGGATACAAACTGCAGGACTTGACTGATGTCCAGGTTATGGCACGCCTTCAGGAAGAAA GTCTCCGTCAGGATTGTGCCTCTAGCTCTGCTTCCGTATCACGTCGCAGTTCCAGCGCCTCCCTTCACTCCCTGCGAAGAGGAACCTACAGTGACCAGGAGTTCGATACGTACAGCCTTGAGGATGAGGATGATTATGACTGTTCCCTGTCATACCGCAGCGCTCACAGATACTCGCCATCTCCACTCAGTTCACCCAGATGCCAGTCCCCTTCTTCCAGTACAGATTATAGTAGGGCATCTACTTCCCGTATCCGTCCCCCAAGGAGATCCGTGCAAAGCCCGATGCAAGACCGGCTGAAGTACGCGAACAGCGAAG AGGAGATGCGCCACAGCATGCCCAACCTAGCCAGGACGAGTCTTCGAGCTCTGGAGTCTGTCAGGAGCAGCCGGAGCTTGGAGTCGGACCTGCAGGTGCCAAGCAGTCGACTTTCAAGAATTCAGCAGCCATCAGCAA GTCTGGCTCCCAGTAAGCTCAGGTATTCCTCCAGTGCTGGGCAGTCTCCCTTAACAGTGCGACAACCAATGAAAGCCGGGTCGTGCACAAACTCTCTGTTAACACCCAGGCAGCCGGTAAAAGCCTGCAGTTACACAAATCCTGTCAGTGGAGTTCGAAAGCCACAGGGTTCTTCGCTTAGCACAGGCTCTTCCAGTAGCAGTTCCGCTACTAGAAGCAGCAACATGGTCACTGTGGCCAAAAACTCACCTATTAAAGCACGCACGTCTGTTGGAGGATCTTCAGTGCCCAAGAGCAAGCTGACGCCACCGTCCAAGAG ATTTCTTCAATCAGCAAAGACCACTCAGAACACTGTGGACGACTCCTGGAAGGATGGGTGTTACTGA